The following coding sequences are from one Limnobacter sp. SAORIC-580 window:
- a CDS encoding heme-binding protein encodes MKTKAVLSVEDVQAILTAARAEAEANNWGVTIAVADDGGHLLGMLRLDGAPPMSAHIGPSKAKSAAMARKDTKILEDVINNGRTAFVTAPYVDGLLEGGVTIVVDGQVVGAVGVSGVKSDQDAQVARAGIAALKL; translated from the coding sequence ATGAAAACCAAAGCCGTCTTGTCTGTAGAAGACGTACAAGCCATTTTGACTGCCGCCCGTGCGGAAGCCGAAGCCAACAACTGGGGCGTAACCATTGCTGTGGCCGACGATGGTGGTCATTTGTTGGGCATGCTGCGTTTGGATGGCGCACCTCCCATGAGCGCACACATTGGCCCTTCCAAGGCCAAGTCTGCTGCCATGGCCCGCAAAGACACCAAAATTCTGGAAGACGTGATTAACAACGGCCGTACTGCCTTTGTAACCGCTCCCTACGTAGACGGGCTGCTGGAAGGCGGCGTAACCATTGTGGTCGATGGCCAGGTGGTGGGCGCTGTGGGTGTTTCTGGCGTGAAATCGGATCAAGATGCCCAAGTGGCGCGTGCCGGTATTGCAGCACTGAAGCTGTAA
- a CDS encoding DUF4870 family protein — MSYQPNPVPNQEESNRTIVLVAYVLGAVGIFTAFIPILIALIICYVKRGESAGTIYYSHYDWLISTFWIGMFWFVVAMITMVFGVGFIVYGILSLWLLYRFVKGLLRFSERKAVV; from the coding sequence ATGAGCTATCAACCTAATCCGGTTCCCAATCAGGAAGAGTCCAACCGCACCATTGTTTTGGTGGCCTATGTGTTGGGTGCTGTGGGTATATTCACGGCGTTTATTCCAATCCTGATTGCTCTCATTATTTGTTATGTGAAGCGTGGCGAATCAGCGGGCACTATTTATTACAGCCATTACGACTGGCTTATTTCAACCTTCTGGATTGGCATGTTCTGGTTTGTGGTGGCCATGATCACCATGGTGTTTGGCGTGGGCTTTATTGTTTACGGCATTTTAAGTTTGTGGTTGCTTTACCGCTTCGTGAAGGGTTTGCTCCGGTTTAGTGAAAGGAAGGCGGTTGTTTAA
- a CDS encoding NlpC/P60 family protein — MFNQAVAVFGRFAGVCLLLLLQACAGLQEGGSDALVLEDGTVFTGFETEKPEVQKALLAQFREWRGTPYKLGGNSKAGIDCSAFVQQTLNTHFNITAPRSTTQQVNMGVDVGRDAMQVGDLVFFRTGYTTKHVGFYLGDGKFLHASTKVGVTISRLDDLYWRKTFWKVRRVM; from the coding sequence TTGTTTAATCAAGCTGTTGCTGTGTTTGGCCGGTTTGCTGGCGTGTGTCTGCTGCTGTTGTTGCAGGCCTGTGCAGGTTTGCAAGAAGGTGGTTCGGACGCCTTGGTACTTGAAGATGGCACCGTATTTACCGGCTTCGAAACCGAAAAACCTGAGGTTCAAAAAGCGTTGCTGGCCCAGTTTCGCGAGTGGCGCGGCACACCTTACAAATTGGGCGGCAATTCAAAAGCGGGCATTGATTGTTCGGCCTTTGTGCAACAGACTTTGAATACCCATTTCAACATTACAGCGCCGCGCAGCACCACCCAACAAGTCAATATGGGTGTAGATGTAGGCCGCGATGCCATGCAGGTAGGCGACCTTGTATTTTTCCGAACAGGGTACACCACCAAGCACGTGGGCTTTTACTTGGGCGATGGAAAATTTTTGCACGCCTCTACCAAGGTGGGTGTCACCATCAGCCGGCTTGATGATTTGTATTGGCGTAAAACATTCTGGAAGGTACGCAGGGTGATGTGA
- the htpX gene encoding protease HtpX: protein MKRIVLFLATNVAIMVVLGITVHVLGLNQFMAGGQLNLTMLLAFSAVLGFGGSFISLLISKKVAKWSTGAQVIETPRNATEQWLVSTVQRFADKAGIPMPEVAIYEGAPNAFATGPSKSNSLVAVSTGLLQSMSREEAEAVLAHEVAHIANGDMVTLTLIQGVVNTFVFFLARVVGFLVDQFLRKDDSESSGQGMGYFITVIVMEITLGILASIIVMYFSRQREFRADSGAAWLMGNKQPMISALKRLGGMQAGELPSNMAASGISGKGGVMALFSSHPPIEQRIEALAQQR from the coding sequence ATGAAACGCATTGTTTTATTTTTAGCCACCAACGTCGCCATTATGGTGGTACTGGGCATTACCGTGCATGTGCTGGGCTTAAACCAGTTCATGGCCGGGGGTCAGCTTAACCTGACCATGCTGTTGGCATTCAGTGCTGTACTGGGCTTTGGTGGTTCATTCATCAGCCTGTTGATCAGCAAAAAAGTAGCCAAGTGGAGCACCGGCGCACAAGTCATTGAAACACCACGCAACGCCACCGAGCAATGGTTGGTCAGCACAGTTCAGCGCTTTGCAGACAAAGCCGGCATTCCCATGCCGGAAGTGGCCATTTACGAAGGTGCTCCCAACGCATTTGCCACTGGCCCCAGCAAAAGCAACTCACTGGTCGCGGTTAGCACGGGTTTGCTGCAAAGCATGAGCCGCGAAGAGGCCGAAGCTGTGTTGGCGCACGAAGTGGCTCACATTGCCAACGGCGACATGGTTACACTCACGCTGATTCAAGGCGTGGTGAACACCTTTGTGTTTTTCCTGGCCCGCGTGGTGGGCTTTCTGGTGGATCAGTTTTTGCGCAAAGACGATTCTGAATCCAGTGGCCAGGGCATGGGTTACTTCATCACCGTTATCGTGATGGAAATTACGCTGGGTATCTTGGCCTCCATCATCGTGATGTACTTCTCGCGTCAGCGTGAATTCCGTGCCGACTCGGGCGCAGCCTGGTTAATGGGCAACAAGCAGCCCATGATCTCTGCCCTGAAGCGTTTGGGCGGCATGCAGGCTGGTGAACTGCCCTCGAACATGGCTGCATCCGGTATTTCAGGCAAAGGTGGTGTAATGGCCTTGTTCAGCAGCCACCCACCCATTGAGCAGCGCATTGAAGCACTGGCCCAGCAGCGATAA
- a CDS encoding HPF/RaiA family ribosome-associated protein, with product MKTEIVARHPEIDETLRRYVLRRVRSAINRLSTQIKNITVKLDRHSAKQADQRNCVIEIRIDGQAPLIVDSAGPHWLSAIDQAVESAARAVRRQLKHTLHQVTPLQLLKGQHAS from the coding sequence ATGAAAACTGAAATTGTGGCTCGGCATCCCGAGATCGATGAAACCCTGCGCAGGTACGTGCTTCGCCGCGTGCGCTCGGCCATCAATCGACTTTCGACCCAGATTAAAAACATCACCGTGAAACTGGACAGGCACTCCGCAAAACAGGCCGACCAGCGCAACTGTGTGATTGAAATTCGAATCGACGGGCAAGCGCCCTTGATCGTAGACAGCGCCGGGCCGCATTGGCTCAGCGCAATTGACCAGGCGGTTGAATCAGCAGCACGTGCTGTTCGCCGCCAACTGAAACACACCCTTCACCAGGTGACCCCCTTGCAATTGTTGAAAGGACAACACGCATCATGA
- a CDS encoding LysR family transcriptional regulator: MKLTDLNFHHLRYFWMVANTGSLTAAAERLGLRAQTLSSQITQLEQTLGRALFQPVGRGLGLTEAGRIALRYADQIFQLGEQMAESLGDEQLDYTLRLSVGIADALPKTVSFHMIEPILGMQRPVRLVCHEGRFEALCSELVQHSVDVVLAERPGGQGTAHLQVAKLLTYPVRIFASPDLKQKYEANFPQSLQHAPFLMPSRNNVLRLKLEHWLESVGVEVTVVGEFDDLALLETFGRAGLGLFAVPAMLIEDVVRDHTVVHMGDAQGVVEDFFAFTHPRNLNHPALKLLFNVNPNTNPNRSD; the protein is encoded by the coding sequence ATGAAACTTACCGACCTGAACTTCCACCACTTGCGCTATTTCTGGATGGTGGCCAACACCGGCAGCCTGACAGCGGCGGCCGAACGGCTTGGGCTGCGCGCACAAACGCTTTCAAGCCAAATTACCCAGTTGGAGCAAACTTTGGGGCGGGCTTTGTTTCAGCCAGTGGGGCGGGGTTTGGGGCTGACCGAGGCGGGGCGAATTGCTTTGCGCTATGCCGACCAAATTTTTCAGCTGGGCGAGCAAATGGCCGAAAGCCTAGGCGACGAGCAACTGGATTACACACTGCGTTTGTCGGTGGGCATTGCCGATGCCTTGCCCAAAACAGTGTCGTTTCACATGATTGAGCCCATTCTGGGCATGCAGCGCCCTGTGCGGCTGGTGTGCCACGAGGGTCGGTTCGAGGCCCTGTGTTCGGAGCTTGTGCAACACAGCGTGGATGTGGTGTTGGCTGAGCGCCCAGGCGGGCAGGGCACTGCACACTTGCAGGTGGCCAAGTTGCTGACTTACCCGGTGCGAATTTTTGCAAGCCCGGATTTGAAACAGAAGTACGAGGCGAACTTTCCACAAAGCTTGCAACACGCGCCTTTCCTGATGCCATCGCGCAACAACGTGTTGCGGCTGAAGCTGGAGCACTGGCTGGAAAGTGTGGGCGTGGAGGTGACGGTGGTAGGGGAGTTCGACGACCTCGCCTTGCTGGAAACGTTTGGCCGGGCTGGCTTGGGATTATTTGCCGTACCCGCCATGCTGATTGAAGACGTGGTGCGCGACCACACCGTGGTGCACATGGGCGATGCACAGGGTGTGGTTGAAGATTTTTTTGCATTCACCCACCCGCGCAACTTGAACCACCCTGCCTTGAAGCTGCTATTTAACGTCAACCCCAATACAAACCCGAATCGCTCCGATTAA
- a CDS encoding AEC family transporter, which yields MFLRIVAVIFPVFAVVALGYWYGRVKKPDMKFANQLNMEIFVPALVFSALASKSFEIESYWLLAVGGAIVVLGSGLLAWPVGRLLGIDSRIFVPPMMFNNSGNMGLPLAILAFGEEALPAAVMLFLVGNTLHYSLGTWMMSPNARILMLWKEPVIAASIAGLLVSVLKIEVWAPLYFAIDMVGDVSIPLLLFSLGVRLTQADFSDVKLGVIGGVLCPLTGLIFAALCVWLLPLSPEHTAMLIVFGALPPAVLSFVFAEKYGLQPQRVASLVMMGNLMSLIFVPMALYWVL from the coding sequence ATGTTTTTGCGCATTGTTGCGGTTATTTTTCCGGTGTTTGCGGTGGTGGCCCTTGGGTATTGGTATGGGCGGGTGAAAAAACCCGACATGAAATTTGCCAACCAGCTGAACATGGAAATTTTTGTGCCGGCGCTGGTGTTCTCGGCCTTGGCCAGCAAGTCGTTTGAAATTGAATCGTATTGGTTGCTGGCTGTGGGTGGTGCCATTGTGGTGTTGGGTTCAGGTTTGTTGGCATGGCCTGTGGGCCGTTTGTTGGGAATTGATAGCCGAATTTTTGTGCCTCCCATGATGTTCAACAACTCCGGCAACATGGGCTTGCCACTGGCCATTCTGGCATTTGGTGAGGAGGCCTTGCCCGCTGCGGTGATGCTGTTTTTGGTGGGCAATACGCTGCATTACTCGTTGGGCACCTGGATGATGAGCCCCAATGCGCGCATTTTGATGTTGTGGAAAGAGCCCGTGATTGCCGCGTCCATTGCAGGTTTGCTGGTCAGTGTGCTGAAAATTGAAGTGTGGGCGCCCCTGTATTTTGCAATCGACATGGTGGGCGATGTGTCCATTCCACTGCTGCTGTTTTCATTGGGGGTTCGCCTAACGCAAGCCGATTTTTCGGATGTAAAGCTGGGCGTAATTGGCGGTGTACTGTGCCCACTCACAGGGCTGATTTTCGCGGCCCTGTGTGTGTGGTTGCTGCCTTTAAGCCCCGAGCACACCGCCATGTTGATTGTTTTCGGTGCCTTGCCACCAGCAGTGCTCAGTTTTGTGTTTGCCGAGAAATACGGCCTTCAGCCTCAACGGGTGGCGTCACTGGTGATGATGGGGAACCTGATGAGCCTCATCTTCGTGCCGATGGCCCTGTATTGGGTACTGTGA
- the msrA gene encoding peptide-methionine (S)-S-oxide reductase MsrA, producing MAWVVWSRNTATLLLGLSGFLPLAHAKQLEQAIFAGGCFWCMEEAFEKIRGVKSVDSGYTGGRTASPTYEQVSQGNTGHVEVVRVQYDPRQINYSTLLKAFWTNIDPTVENRQFCDVGEQYRSAIFYLNEQQHREAKQSKEQLLGTGKFKTIYTTVEAAQTFYVAEEYHQDFYRKNPLRYQYYKTTCGRENRLNEVWGYKPK from the coding sequence ATGGCTTGGGTGGTTTGGTCGCGTAACACTGCAACTTTGTTGTTGGGGCTTTCAGGCTTTTTGCCCCTGGCGCACGCCAAGCAACTTGAACAGGCCATATTCGCAGGCGGCTGCTTTTGGTGCATGGAGGAAGCATTTGAAAAAATCAGGGGCGTGAAATCGGTTGATTCCGGTTATACCGGCGGGCGCACTGCCTCCCCCACCTACGAGCAGGTGAGCCAAGGCAACACCGGCCATGTTGAAGTGGTGCGGGTGCAATACGACCCCCGGCAAATCAACTATAGCACCCTGTTGAAAGCCTTTTGGACCAATATTGACCCCACCGTTGAAAACCGGCAATTCTGCGATGTGGGCGAACAATACCGATCAGCTATTTTTTACCTGAACGAACAACAGCACCGCGAGGCCAAACAAAGCAAGGAACAATTGCTGGGTACCGGCAAATTCAAAACCATTTACACCACGGTTGAAGCCGCCCAAACCTTTTATGTGGCCGAGGAATATCACCAAGACTTTTATCGCAAAAACCCCTTGCGCTATCAGTATTACAAAACCACCTGTGGCCGCGAAAACCGCTTGAACGAGGTGTGGGGCTACAAACCCAAATAA
- a CDS encoding peptidase U32 family protein, with protein sequence MSLLPHELELLAPARDVEIGRQAILHGADAIYLGGPVFGARANAANSVADIAKLVEFAHRYHARIFTTINTILHDAELEEARKLVWQLYDAGVDALIIQDMGLLEMDLPPIQLHASTQCDIRTVEKAKFLADSGFSQLVLARELTVEEITAVHAAVGNSATIEYFIHGALCVAFSGQCYISHAETGRSANRGDCSQACRLPYTLTDQSGAVVAFDKHLLSMKDNNQSGNLEHLIDAGVRSFKIEGRYKDMAYVKNITAHYRILLDEIMEQRGEFTRASSGTTRHYFRPDPDRNFHRGSTDYFASGRKIDIGAFDSPKFIGQPIGHVVAVNDKSIDIQTSDELNNGDGLNFMRKREVVGLHVNRAEKVFSKGVHSKGDGQAVYRVFPKDPINSYGGLKAGLPMHRNRDHAWDMALTRESAERRIGVWLTLTEWMEGDVLKGLQLSLTDEDGIATTAQVDMKLEQAKQPDTAVDSIKTHLGKLGGTDYSALGLNVHLSQPWFVPASTLNGMRREAIEALNAARIAAWQRPLRKEPVQPYVEYPEKSLSFLANVYNDKAREFYKKHGVQMIAAAYEAHEEAGEVPVMITKHCLRFSFNLCPKQAKGVKGVQGQVKAEPMVLVNGDQKYTLKFDCKPCEMHIMGKMRKDIFNSPPPSVVPITFMKRKPA encoded by the coding sequence ATGAGTTTGTTGCCACACGAGTTGGAATTGCTAGCCCCCGCACGCGACGTTGAAATTGGTCGCCAGGCTATTTTGCACGGCGCAGACGCGATTTACCTGGGTGGGCCAGTGTTCGGCGCGCGGGCCAATGCGGCCAACTCGGTGGCTGATATTGCAAAGCTGGTGGAGTTTGCCCACCGCTACCACGCACGTATTTTCACCACCATCAACACCATTCTTCACGATGCAGAGCTTGAAGAAGCCCGCAAACTGGTGTGGCAGTTGTACGACGCAGGTGTGGATGCGCTGATTATTCAGGACATGGGTTTGCTCGAGATGGATTTGCCCCCCATTCAACTGCATGCCAGCACGCAGTGCGACATTCGCACTGTGGAAAAAGCAAAGTTTTTGGCTGACAGCGGATTTTCGCAATTGGTATTGGCGCGCGAGTTGACCGTTGAAGAAATTACCGCCGTGCATGCGGCGGTGGGCAATTCCGCCACCATCGAATATTTCATTCACGGCGCCTTGTGCGTGGCTTTTTCGGGGCAGTGTTACATTAGCCATGCTGAAACTGGCCGCAGTGCCAACCGTGGGGATTGTTCGCAGGCCTGCCGCCTGCCCTACACGCTGACCGATCAAAGCGGTGCTGTGGTGGCCTTTGACAAACATTTGTTGTCGATGAAAGACAACAACCAAAGTGGCAACCTGGAGCATTTGATTGATGCGGGTGTGCGTTCTTTCAAAATTGAAGGGCGCTACAAAGACATGGCCTATGTGAAAAACATTACGGCCCACTACCGAATTTTGCTGGACGAGATCATGGAGCAGCGCGGCGAGTTTACCCGCGCGTCCAGTGGCACCACCCGCCACTATTTCAGGCCCGACCCCGACCGCAACTTTCACCGTGGCTCAACCGATTACTTTGCCAGCGGCCGGAAAATTGACATTGGCGCGTTCGATTCACCCAAGTTCATTGGCCAGCCGATTGGCCATGTGGTGGCCGTGAACGACAAAAGTATTGATATACAAACCAGCGACGAACTGAACAACGGCGATGGCCTGAATTTCATGCGCAAACGGGAAGTGGTGGGCTTGCATGTGAACCGCGCCGAGAAGGTGTTTAGCAAGGGCGTGCACAGCAAAGGCGACGGACAGGCGGTTTACCGCGTTTTCCCGAAAGACCCGATCAACAGTTATGGTGGCCTGAAAGCAGGTTTGCCCATGCACCGCAACCGCGACCATGCCTGGGACATGGCGTTGACCAGGGAAAGTGCCGAACGCCGCATTGGTGTGTGGCTAACCTTGACCGAGTGGATGGAGGGCGATGTACTGAAGGGCTTGCAATTGAGCTTGACCGACGAAGATGGGATTGCCACCACCGCGCAAGTTGACATGAAGCTGGAACAGGCCAAGCAGCCCGACACTGCCGTGGACAGCATTAAAACCCACCTGGGCAAGTTGGGCGGCACCGATTATTCGGCTTTGGGTTTGAATGTGCATTTAAGCCAACCCTGGTTTGTGCCCGCCAGTACCTTGAATGGCATGCGCCGTGAGGCGATTGAAGCCTTGAATGCCGCGCGAATTGCTGCCTGGCAACGCCCGCTGCGCAAGGAGCCTGTGCAGCCTTATGTGGAATACCCGGAAAAGTCGTTAAGCTTCCTGGCCAATGTTTACAACGACAAAGCGCGCGAATTTTACAAAAAACATGGTGTGCAGATGATTGCTGCTGCTTATGAGGCGCATGAGGAAGCTGGTGAGGTTCCTGTCATGATCACCAAGCATTGTCTGCGATTTTCGTTTAATTTGTGCCCAAAACAAGCCAAAGGCGTGAAAGGTGTTCAGGGTCAGGTGAAGGCCGAGCCCATGGTGCTGGTCAATGGTGATCAAAAGTACACCCTGAAATTCGATTGTAAACCCTGTGAAATGCACATCATGGGTAAAATGCGCAAAGACATTTTCAACAGCCCGCCCCCCTCGGTGGTGCCGATCACTTTCATGAAGCGCAAGCCAGCGTGA
- the pstC gene encoding phosphate ABC transporter permease PstC: MSDTSTIKAPAKRGDAIFGVLTSGASVFTLLMLGGIIASLVVASWPTITAFGFDFLFTANWDPPIDEYGALVPIYGTLVTSFIALIIAVPISFGIALFLTELSPPWLRRPLGTAIELLAAVPSIVYGMWGLLVFAPIFAKYVQAPLNATVGEIPVIGALFSGPPIGIGLLTAGVVLAIMIIPYIAAVMRDVFEVTPIMLKEAGYGMGCTTWEVVWKIVLPHTKVGVIGGIMLGLGRALGETMAVTFVIGNTNYLNDISLFSPGNSITSALANEFAEADAGLHTSALMELGLVLFVITFFVLVASKLLLARLSSNGR, translated from the coding sequence ATGTCCGATACTTCGACGATCAAGGCCCCGGCCAAACGGGGCGACGCCATCTTCGGCGTATTAACCAGCGGTGCATCTGTTTTCACATTGTTGATGCTGGGTGGAATCATTGCCTCTTTGGTGGTCGCTTCATGGCCCACCATCACCGCATTTGGTTTTGACTTCCTGTTCACCGCCAACTGGGACCCCCCCATCGACGAGTACGGTGCCCTGGTTCCCATTTACGGTACTTTGGTTACTTCGTTTATCGCATTGATCATCGCTGTGCCCATCAGTTTTGGTATTGCATTGTTCCTCACCGAACTGTCCCCGCCTTGGTTGCGTCGCCCATTGGGAACAGCGATTGAGTTGCTGGCTGCGGTGCCTTCAATTGTTTACGGCATGTGGGGCTTATTGGTTTTTGCGCCTATTTTTGCGAAATACGTTCAGGCGCCCTTGAATGCAACCGTGGGCGAGATCCCTGTGATCGGCGCACTGTTCTCAGGCCCGCCAATCGGCATTGGCTTGCTCACTGCTGGTGTTGTTCTTGCGATCATGATCATCCCCTACATTGCCGCTGTGATGCGCGATGTGTTTGAGGTGACCCCGATCATGTTGAAGGAAGCTGGTTATGGCATGGGTTGCACTACCTGGGAAGTGGTCTGGAAAATTGTGCTTCCCCACACCAAAGTGGGTGTGATTGGCGGCATCATGTTGGGCTTGGGTCGTGCGCTGGGTGAAACCATGGCTGTGACTTTCGTGATTGGTAACACCAACTATTTGAATGACATTTCCCTGTTCTCTCCCGGCAACAGCATTACCTCCGCCTTGGCCAACGAGTTCGCTGAAGCAGATGCAGGCTTGCACACTTCCGCCTTGATGGAATTGGGCCTGGTGTTGTTTGTGATCACGTTCTTTGTGTTGGTGGCATCGAAGTTGTTGCTGGCCAGACTGTCGAGCAACGGGAGATAA
- the pstA gene encoding phosphate ABC transporter permease PstA, whose product MSSIYTDPTSMPKENAVTTVATDEKMRIKMQSKRKLLNTVALTLSLAAMAFGLFWLIWILYTTVTLGISGLSAQLFTEMTPPPNAEGGGLANAIMGTLLMVGFATLFATPLGILAGVHLAESRKDNKLAISVRFFNDILLSAPSIVIGLFVYAVMVRPMGHFSAWAGVVALGLIQIPIVIRTTENMLRLVPDALREAAFALGTPKWKMVMAITVKASYAGILTGILLGVARIAGETAPLLFTALSNQFWNSDMMKPMANLPVIIFNFALSPFTNWQELAWAGVFLITAGVLVLNIIARSLLKNSK is encoded by the coding sequence ATGAGTAGCATTTACACCGACCCGACCTCCATGCCAAAAGAAAACGCAGTCACCACAGTGGCCACCGATGAGAAAATGCGCATCAAAATGCAGTCCAAGCGAAAGCTGCTGAACACCGTGGCATTGACCTTGTCTTTGGCGGCAATGGCTTTTGGATTGTTCTGGTTGATCTGGATTCTGTACACCACTGTAACATTGGGTATTAGTGGCTTGTCTGCACAGTTGTTTACCGAGATGACGCCACCGCCCAATGCGGAGGGTGGTGGTTTGGCCAATGCCATTATGGGCACCTTGCTGATGGTGGGTTTTGCCACATTGTTTGCTACACCCTTGGGTATTCTGGCGGGTGTTCATCTGGCGGAATCCAGGAAAGACAACAAACTGGCAATATCGGTGCGCTTCTTCAACGACATTTTGTTGTCGGCGCCTTCAATCGTGATTGGTCTGTTTGTTTACGCCGTGATGGTTCGACCCATGGGGCATTTTTCAGCTTGGGCGGGTGTAGTTGCACTGGGCTTAATTCAGATTCCAATCGTGATTCGCACCACCGAGAACATGTTGCGCCTGGTGCCTGACGCTTTGCGCGAAGCGGCTTTCGCCTTGGGTACGCCCAAGTGGAAAATGGTGATGGCTATTACTGTGAAGGCAAGCTATGCGGGTATCTTGACGGGCATTTTGTTGGGTGTTGCGCGTATTGCCGGTGAAACTGCACCGTTGTTGTTTACAGCACTGTCGAACCAGTTCTGGAACAGCGACATGATGAAGCCTATGGCGAACCTGCCTGTGATTATTTTCAACTTTGCACTTAGCCCGTTTACAAACTGGCAAGAGCTTGCGTGGGCGGGCGTGTTCCTGATCACCGCAGGTGTGCTGGTGTTGAACATTATCGCGCGTTCGCTGCTGAAGAACTCGAAATAA
- the pstB gene encoding phosphate ABC transporter ATP-binding protein PstB, which produces MSTIDVEEKIKLEVKNLNFYYGAFHALKSVNLSIPEKKVTAFIGPSGCGKSTLLRVFNKMFALYPEQRAEGEILMDGENLLTSKKDIALIRSKIGMVFQKPTPFPMSIYENIAFGVRLFEKLSKGEMEERVEWALTKAALWKEVKDKLHQSGNGLSGGQQQRLCIARGIAIKPEILLLDEPCSALDPISTASIEELITELKEDYTVVIVTHNMQQAARVSDYTAYMYLGELIEFGVTDQIFLKPKKQETENYITGRFG; this is translated from the coding sequence ATGTCTACGATTGACGTTGAAGAAAAGATCAAACTTGAAGTAAAAAACCTGAATTTCTATTACGGCGCATTTCATGCATTGAAATCGGTCAATTTGAGCATCCCTGAAAAGAAGGTGACCGCTTTCATCGGCCCTTCTGGATGCGGCAAGTCTACTTTGCTTCGCGTGTTCAACAAGATGTTCGCTTTGTACCCGGAACAGCGCGCTGAAGGTGAAATCTTGATGGATGGTGAAAACCTGCTGACCAGCAAGAAAGACATCGCCTTGATTCGCTCCAAGATTGGCATGGTGTTCCAAAAACCCACCCCGTTCCCAATGTCGATTTATGAAAACATTGCTTTCGGTGTTCGCCTGTTTGAGAAATTGTCCAAAGGCGAGATGGAAGAGCGCGTGGAGTGGGCGTTGACCAAAGCTGCTTTGTGGAAAGAAGTGAAAGACAAATTGCATCAAAGCGGCAATGGTTTGTCAGGCGGTCAGCAGCAGCGTTTGTGCATAGCCCGTGGTATCGCGATCAAGCCTGAAATTTTGTTGCTGGATGAGCCCTGCTCAGCCCTGGACCCGATTTCTACGGCCAGTATTGAAGAGTTGATTACCGAGCTGAAAGAAGACTATACCGTGGTGATCGTGACCCACAATATGCAGCAGGCGGCACGGGTTTCTGATTACACGGCCTATATGTATCTTGGTGAACTAATTGAGTTTGGCGTGACTGATCAAATTTTCTTGAAACCCAAAAAGCAGGAAACAGAGAACTACATTACAGGCCGATTTGGCTAA